Proteins from a single region of Punica granatum isolate Tunisia-2019 chromosome 8, ASM765513v2, whole genome shotgun sequence:
- the LOC116189394 gene encoding protein NRT1/ PTR FAMILY 2.11-like — MEKNEGEAVHRNGEPNSMEAVTEASSSPTHGPKGNGTAMEMNGNAVSTQDHKINYRGWKVMPFIIGNETFEKLGAIGTLANLLIYLTSVFNLSSITAANIINIFNGTTNLATLLGAFLCDTYFGRYKTLAFCTIASYLGLQAIQLTAAIKNLHPPDCGDNATCDGPTAGQMAFLVTGFAMLTVGAAGIRPCNLAFGADQFNPNTESGRTGITSFFNWYFFTFTFAQMVSLTLIVYIQSNVSWAIGLLIPALLMLISCAVYFMGWKMYVKVKATGSPMTSIVQVLVVSIKKSRLSHPKQPWLSLYNYISPKSINSKLPYTDQLRCLDKAAILTPEDRLNPDGSPADPWRLCSMQQVEEAKCVVRVLPIWAAMLIYYIAMVQQQTYAIFQAAQSDRQLGSTNFKIPSASYVVFVMISLTLFIPLYDQVLVPFLRRVTGKEGGITLLQRMGIGMFIAMITMILSGVMEERRRTIALTKPTMGTDPRRGDISSMSAMWLIPQFVSTGLAEAFTSIGQIEFYYKQFPENMRSIGGSLFYCGMAGSSYLSSLLISVVHNTTKGSERGDWLPQDLNKGRLDYFYYVIAGLGFLNLIYFMLCARWYKYKEKDEICPLPETEMQPAEKAVV, encoded by the exons ATGGAGAAGAATGAGGGTGAGGCTGTGCACCGGAACGGTGAACCGAACTCCATGGAAGCGGTAacagaagcttcttcttccccgACTCACGGCCCGAAAGGTAATGGAACCGCAATGGAGATGAACGGGAATGCTGTCAGTACTCAAGACCATAAGATCAACTACAGGGGGTGGAAAGTCATGCCCTTCATCATAG GGAATGAAACCTTCGAGAAGCTCGGGGCAATTGGGACGTTAGCGAACCTCTTGATCTATTTGACATCCGTGTTCAATCTGAGTAGCATAACTGCCGCAAACATCATTAATATCTTCAATGGCACCACCAACCTCGCTACTCTGCTCGGAGCTTTCCTCTGCGACACGTACTTTGGTCGATACAAGACTCTCGCCTTCTGCACAATAGCGTCCTACCTG GGGTTGCAAGCTATACAACTGACAGCCGCAATCAAGAACTTGCACCCTCCTGATTGTGGGGACAATGCGACTTGTGATGGGCCCACAGCAGGGCAAATGGCATTTCTAGTCACTGGATTTGCGATGCTTACTGTTGGGGCTGCAGGAATCCGCCCGTGCAATTTGGCCTTCGGGGCTGACCAGTTTAACCCCAACACGGAGTCGGGAAGGACGGGCATCACCAGCTTCTTCAACTGGTACTTCTTCACCTTCACCTTTGCCCAGATGGTCTCCCTCACCCTGATTGTGTACATCCAATCGAACGTGAGTTGGGCGATCGGGCTGTTGATCCCAGCCCTCCTGATGCTTATCTCATGCGCTGTGTACTTCAtgggatggaagatgtatgtGAAAGTCAAGGCCACCGGAAGTCCCATGACGAGCATTGTGCAGGTGCTTGTGGTCTCAATCAAGAAGAGTCGGTTGAGTCATCCCAAGCAGCCGTGGCTCTCTCTTTACAACTACATTTCTCCCAAGTCCATCAACTCCAAGCTTCCCTACACCGATCAGCTCCG TTGCTTGGACAAGGCGGCAATTCTGACTCCAGAAGACAGACTGAACCCAGATGGGTCGCCTGCAGATCCTTGGAGACTCTGCAGCATGCAGCAGGTCGAAGAAGCGAAGTGTGTCGTAAGAGTGTTGCCAATATGGGCCGCTATGCTGATATATTACATTGCAATGGTCCAGCAACAGACCTACGCGATCTTCCAGGCCGCCCAGTCTGACAGGCAGCTCGGGAGCACGAATTTCAAGATCCCATCGGCATCCTATGTTGTCTTTGTCATGATAAGTCTCACCCTATTCATCCCCTTGTACGACCAGGTACTCGTCCCATTTCTCCGTAGGGTGACGGGAAAGGAAGGCGGGATCACTCTACTTCAGAGGATGGGAATCGGAATGTTCATTGCCATGATCACGATGATCTTGTCAGGGGTCATGGAGGAACGGAGAAGGACAATCGCCCTGACTAAGCCAACAATGGGTACCGATCCCAGGAGGGGAGATATCTCCTCCATGTCAGCTATGTGGCTTATCCCCCAGTTCGTGTCGACTGGCTTAGCAGAGGCCTTTACATCCATCGGGCAGATCGAGTTCTACTACAAGCAGTTCCCGGAGAACATGAGGAGCATTGGAGGGTCCCTCTTCTACTGCGGGATGGCAGGGTCGAGCTACCTGAGCAGCCTACTCATATCAGTCGTCCACAATACTACGAAGGGGTCAGAAAGAGGCGACTGGCTCCCCCAGGATCTCAACAAAGGGAGGCTCGACTATTTCTACTATGTGATCGCGGGCTTGGGGTTCCTCAACCTCATCTATTTCATGCTCTGTGCTAGGTGGTACAAGTACAAGGAGAAGGACGAGATTTGCCCCTTACCCGAAACAGAAATGCAGCCAGCTGAGAAGGCTGTCGTCTAA
- the LOC116187584 gene encoding protein NRT1/ PTR FAMILY 2.10-like isoform X1, which produces MGIEENEEREEIKYSGVRAMPFVIGNETFEKLGTIGTASNLLVYLTSVFNMKSITATNLVNIFNGTINLATLVGAFLCDTYFGRYKTLGFASISSFLGMLVLTLTAAISKLHPPQCRPGETENCPGPSTWQMLFLLSGFGFLVIGGGGIRPCNLAFGADQFNPNTSSGKRGISSFFNWYYFTFTFAMMVSLTGIVYVQSDVSWAWGLAIPAFLMLISCSLFFLGSRIYVKIKPDGSPLTGVLRVGVAAIRKRKLKLPSGASLGLFNHIQKSSINAQLPHTDQFRSLDKAAIITPDDKFNEDGSAASPWRLCSIQQLEEVKCLVRTLPIWTSAIIYYVTLVQRQTYTVFQALQMDRRLGPSFKIPAASYTMFSMVALTIWIPIYDQIIVPALRKITGKEGGITVLQKMGIGVFLAIVTMSVSGFVEVQRRSLALKNPIGFDPIRGSVSSLSGLWLVPQLVLGGLSEAFTLIAQVEFFYKQFPENMRSIAGSLAFVGIAVSSYLSSLLILIIHHTTKGTETEWLPQDLNKGRLDYFYYLVAALEAVNLGYFIVCARWYKYKGSSGGRIIEEVDVEKVQTGKELTP; this is translated from the exons ATGGGGATCGAGGAGAACGAAGAGCGTGAAGAGATCAAGTATAGCGGAGTTAGAGCAATGCCCTTTGTTATAG GGAACGAGACATTTGAGAAGCTGGGGACGATTGGGACAGCATCGAACCTCCTAGTCTATCTGACCTCTGTGTTCAACATGAAGAGCATCACCGCCACAAACCTCGTCAACATCTTCAACGGAACCATCAACCTTGCCACCTTAGTTGGCGCTTTCCTCTGCGACACCTACTTCGGTCGCTACAAGACCCTAGGATTTGCTTCCATATCATCCTTCCTG GGAATGCTTGTGCTCACGCTAACAGCTGCAATATCAAAACTTCACCCTCCCCAATGTAGACCGGGCGAGACTGAAAATTGCCCAGGACCAAGCACGTGGCAGATGTTATTTCTACTGAGCGGGTTTGGGTTTTTAGTCATCGGGGGCGGCGGGATTAGACCATGCAACTTAGCCTTCGGGGCGGACCAGTTTAATCCTAACACTAGCTCGGGCAAGAGAGGAATCAGCAGCTTCTTCAATTGGTACTACTTCACCTTCACTTTTGCGATGATGGTCTCCCTAACGGGAATAGTCTACGTCCAGTCCGATGTCAGCTGGGCCTGGGGGTTGGCTATCCCTGCATTCCTGATGTTAATTTCAtgctctctcttcttcttgggCTCGAGAATATACGTGAAAATCAAGCCTGATGGTAGCCCGTTGACGGGAGTCCTCAGGGTTGGGGTTGCAGCAATTAGGAAGAGGAAGTTAAAGTTGCCCTCCGGGGCGTCTCTCGGGCTCTTTAACCACATCCAAAAGAGTTCCATCAACGCTCAGCTCCCTCACACTGATCAGTTCCG ATCTCTTGACAAAGCAGCGATCATAACTCCTGATGACAAGTTCAATGAAGACGGCTCAGCCGCTTCTCCTTGGAGGCTCTGCAGCATTCAGCAACTCGAAGAAGTGAAGTGCCTCGTGCGGACGCTTCCAATATGGACCTCGGCAATCATTTATTATGTAACCTTAGTCCAACGGCAAACATATACCGTCTTCCAAGCCCTCCAAATGGACCGTCGCCTAGGGCCATCGTTCAAGATCCCGGCTGCATCGTATACTATGTTCTCAATGGTCGCCCTCACAATCTGGATCCCGATCTATGACCAAATAATTGTCCCAGCACTGAGGAAGATCACTGGAAAAGAAGGTGGGATCACGGTCCTCCAGAAGATGGGAATCGGTGTGTTCCTAGCAATTGTCACAATGTCCGTGTCCGGTTTTGTCGAGGTACAGAGGAGGTCTCTGGCTCTTAAGAACCCAATTGGTTTTGATCCTATACGAGGGTCGGTCTCCTCCCTGTCGGGGTTGTGGCTAGTGCCTCAGCTTGTGCTTGGGGGGCTATCAGAGGCCTTCACGTTAATAGCCCAAGTCGAGTTTTTCTACAAGCAATTTCCGGAGAACATGCGGAGCATTGCTGGGTCCCTAGCATTTGTGGGGATCGCGGTTTCAAGTTATTTGAGCAGCCTACTGATCTTGATCATTCACCATACCACGAAAGGGACCGAGACCGAGTGGTTGCCTCAGGATCTTAACAAGGGGAGGTTGGACTACTTTTATTACTTAGTTGCCGCATTAGAGGCAGTTAACTTAGGTTACTTCATCGTATGTGCACGGTGGTACAAGTACAAAGGAAGCAGTGGGGGTAGGATCATTGAGGAAGTCGATGTCGAGAAAGTTCAGACAGGAAAGGAACTTACTCCAtaa
- the LOC116189395 gene encoding ubiquitin-conjugating enzyme E2 5-like, with protein sequence MFCLEGLEEGLYEGGVWKIRVELPESYRSPSNGFINKIYHPNVDKMFRSVRLDVINQSWSPMFAFALSKSAGSAQW encoded by the exons ATGTTCTGTTTGGAGGGCTTAGAAGAAG GCTTATATGAAGGTGGGGTCTGGAAGATCCGCGTTGAGCTCCCAGAATCATATAGGTCTCCTTCAAATGGGTTCATCAACAAGATATATCACCCAAACGTTGACAAGAT GTTTAGGTCTGTTCGGTTAGATGTCATCAACCAATCATGGAGTCCTATGTTTG CTTTTGCATTATCCAAATCCGCCGGATCCGCTCAATGGTGA
- the LOC116187584 gene encoding protein NRT1/ PTR FAMILY 2.10-like isoform X2: MGIEENEEREEIKYSGVRAMPFVIGNETFEKLGTIGTASNLLVYLTSVFNMKSITATNLVNIFNGTINLATLVGAFLCDTYFGRYKTLGFASISSFLGMLVLTLTAAISKLHPPQCRPGETENCPGPSTWQMLFLLSGFGFLVIGGGGIRPCNLAFGADQFNPNTSSGKRGISSFFNWVGVAAIRKRKLKLPSGASLGLFNHIQKSSINAQLPHTDQFRSLDKAAIITPDDKFNEDGSAASPWRLCSIQQLEEVKCLVRTLPIWTSAIIYYVTLVQRQTYTVFQALQMDRRLGPSFKIPAASYTMFSMVALTIWIPIYDQIIVPALRKITGKEGGITVLQKMGIGVFLAIVTMSVSGFVEVQRRSLALKNPIGFDPIRGSVSSLSGLWLVPQLVLGGLSEAFTLIAQVEFFYKQFPENMRSIAGSLAFVGIAVSSYLSSLLILIIHHTTKGTETEWLPQDLNKGRLDYFYYLVAALEAVNLGYFIVCARWYKYKGSSGGRIIEEVDVEKVQTGKELTP, from the exons ATGGGGATCGAGGAGAACGAAGAGCGTGAAGAGATCAAGTATAGCGGAGTTAGAGCAATGCCCTTTGTTATAG GGAACGAGACATTTGAGAAGCTGGGGACGATTGGGACAGCATCGAACCTCCTAGTCTATCTGACCTCTGTGTTCAACATGAAGAGCATCACCGCCACAAACCTCGTCAACATCTTCAACGGAACCATCAACCTTGCCACCTTAGTTGGCGCTTTCCTCTGCGACACCTACTTCGGTCGCTACAAGACCCTAGGATTTGCTTCCATATCATCCTTCCTG GGAATGCTTGTGCTCACGCTAACAGCTGCAATATCAAAACTTCACCCTCCCCAATGTAGACCGGGCGAGACTGAAAATTGCCCAGGACCAAGCACGTGGCAGATGTTATTTCTACTGAGCGGGTTTGGGTTTTTAGTCATCGGGGGCGGCGGGATTAGACCATGCAACTTAGCCTTCGGGGCGGACCAGTTTAATCCTAACACTAGCTCGGGCAAGAGAGGAATCAGCAGCTTCTTCAATTG GGTTGGGGTTGCAGCAATTAGGAAGAGGAAGTTAAAGTTGCCCTCCGGGGCGTCTCTCGGGCTCTTTAACCACATCCAAAAGAGTTCCATCAACGCTCAGCTCCCTCACACTGATCAGTTCCG ATCTCTTGACAAAGCAGCGATCATAACTCCTGATGACAAGTTCAATGAAGACGGCTCAGCCGCTTCTCCTTGGAGGCTCTGCAGCATTCAGCAACTCGAAGAAGTGAAGTGCCTCGTGCGGACGCTTCCAATATGGACCTCGGCAATCATTTATTATGTAACCTTAGTCCAACGGCAAACATATACCGTCTTCCAAGCCCTCCAAATGGACCGTCGCCTAGGGCCATCGTTCAAGATCCCGGCTGCATCGTATACTATGTTCTCAATGGTCGCCCTCACAATCTGGATCCCGATCTATGACCAAATAATTGTCCCAGCACTGAGGAAGATCACTGGAAAAGAAGGTGGGATCACGGTCCTCCAGAAGATGGGAATCGGTGTGTTCCTAGCAATTGTCACAATGTCCGTGTCCGGTTTTGTCGAGGTACAGAGGAGGTCTCTGGCTCTTAAGAACCCAATTGGTTTTGATCCTATACGAGGGTCGGTCTCCTCCCTGTCGGGGTTGTGGCTAGTGCCTCAGCTTGTGCTTGGGGGGCTATCAGAGGCCTTCACGTTAATAGCCCAAGTCGAGTTTTTCTACAAGCAATTTCCGGAGAACATGCGGAGCATTGCTGGGTCCCTAGCATTTGTGGGGATCGCGGTTTCAAGTTATTTGAGCAGCCTACTGATCTTGATCATTCACCATACCACGAAAGGGACCGAGACCGAGTGGTTGCCTCAGGATCTTAACAAGGGGAGGTTGGACTACTTTTATTACTTAGTTGCCGCATTAGAGGCAGTTAACTTAGGTTACTTCATCGTATGTGCACGGTGGTACAAGTACAAAGGAAGCAGTGGGGGTAGGATCATTGAGGAAGTCGATGTCGAGAAAGTTCAGACAGGAAAGGAACTTACTCCAtaa
- the LOC116187583 gene encoding protein NRT1/ PTR FAMILY 2.10-like isoform X1, whose amino-acid sequence MGIEESEEHEESKYRGVRAMPFVIGNETFEKLGTLGTASNLLVYLTSVFNMKSITATNLVNIFNGTINLATLVGAFLCDTYFGRYKTLGFASISSFLGMLVLTLTAAISKLHPPQCRPGETENCPGPNTWQMLFLLSGFGFLVIGGGGIRPCNLAFGADQFNPNTSSGKRGISSFFNWYYFTFTFAMMVSLTGIVYVQSDVSWAWGLAIPAFLMLISCSLFFLGSRIYVKIKPDGSPLTGVLRVGVAAIRKRKLKLPSGPSLGLFNHIQKSSINAQLPHTDQFRSLDKAAIITPDDKFNEDGSGASPWRLCSIQQVEEVKCLVRTLPIWTTSIIYYVTLVQQQTYTIFQALQMDRRLGPSFKIPAASYTVFSMVALTIWIPIYDQILVPALRKITGKEGGITVLQKMGIGVFLAIVTMSVSGFVEGQRRSLALKNPIGVDPIRGSISSLSGLWLVPQLVLGGLSEAFTVIAQVEFNYKQFPENMRSIGGSLLFVGFAVSSYLSSLLISIIHHTTKGNKTEWLPQDLNKGRLDYFYYLVAALEVVNLGYFIICARWYKYKGSSEGRIIEEVNVEKVQTGKELTL is encoded by the exons ATGGGGATCGAGGAGAGCGAAGAGCATGAAGAGAGCAAGTACAGAGGAGTTAGAGCCATGCCCTTTGTTATAG GGAATGAGACATTTGAGAAGCTGGGAACGCTTGGGACGGCATCTAACCTCCTAGTCTATCTGACCTCTGTGTTCAACATGAAGAGCATCACCGCCACAAACCTCGTCAACATCTTCAACGGAACCATCAACCTTGCCACCTTAGTTGGTGCTTTCCTCTGCGACACCTACTTCGGTCGCTACAAGACCCTAGGATTTGCTTCCATATCGTCCTTCCTG GGAATGCTTGTGCTCACGCTAACAGCTGCAATATCGAAACTTCACCCTCCCCAATGTAGACCGGGCGAGACTGAAAATTGCCCAGGACCAAACACGTGGCAGATGTTATTTCTACTGAGCGGGTTTGGGTTTTTAGTCATCGGGGGTGGCGGGATTAGACCATGCAACTTAGCCTTCGGGGCGGACCAGTTTAATCCTAACACTAGCTCGGGCAAGAGAGGAATCAGCAGCTTCTTCAATTGGTACTACTTCACCTTCACTTTCGCAATGATGGTCTCCCTAACGGGAATAGTCTACGTCCAGTCCGATGTCAGCTGGGCCTGGGGGTTGGCTATCCCTGCGTTCCTGATGTTAATTTCAtgctctctcttcttcttgggCTCGAGAATATACGTGAAAATCAAGCCTGATGGTAGCCCGTTGACGGGAGTCCTCAGGGTTGGGGTTGCAGCAATTAGGAAGAGGAAGTTAAAGTTGCCCTCAGGGCCGTCTCTCGGGCTCTTTAACCACATCCAAAAGAGTTCCATCAACGCTCAGCTCCCTCACACTGATCAGTTCCG ATCTCTTGACAAAGCAGCGATCATAACTCCTGATGACAAGTTTAATGAAGACGGCTCAGGGGCTTCTCCTTGGAGGCTCTGCAGCATTCAGCAAGTCGAAGAAGTGAAGTGCCTAGTCCGGACACTCCCAATATGGACCACTTCAATCATTTACTATGTAACCTTAGTCCAACAACAAACATATACCATCTTCCAAGCCCTCCAAATGGACCGCCGCCTTGGGCCATCATTCAAGATCCCCGCTGCATCGTATACCGTGTTCTCAATGGTTGCCCTCACAATCTGGATCCCAATCTATGACCAGATACTCGTCCCAGCACTGAGGAAAATCACAGGAAAAGAAGGTGGGATCACCGTCCTCCAGAAGATGGGAATCGGTGTGTTCCTTGCAATTGTCACAATGTCTGTGTCTGGTTTTGTCGAGGGGCAGAGGAGGTCTCTGGCTCTTAAGAACCCAATCGGTGTTGATCCTATACGAGGGTCCATCTCGTCCCTGTCGGGGTTGTGGCTAGTGCCTCAGCTGGTTCTTGGGGGGCTCTCCGAGGCCTTCACAGTAATAGCCCAAGTTGAGTTCAACTACAAGCAATTCCCTGAGAATATGCGGAGCATCGGCGGGTCCCTATTGTTTGTGGGGTTCGCGGTGTCAAGTTATTTGAGCAGCCTACTGATCTCAATCATTCACCATACCACGAAAGGGAACAAGACCGAGTGGTTGCCTCAGGATCTTAACAAGGGGAGGTTGGactacttttattatttagttgCTGCATTAGAGGTAGTTAACTTAGGTTACTTCATCATATGTGCACGGTGGTACAAGTACAAAGGAAGCAGTGAGGGTAGGATCATCGAGGAAGTCAATGTCGAGAAAGTTCAGACGGGAAAGGAACTTACTCTGTAA
- the LOC116187583 gene encoding protein NRT1/ PTR FAMILY 2.9-like isoform X2 produces the protein MGIEESEEHEESKYRGVRAMPFVIGNETFEKLGTLGTASNLLVYLTSVFNMKSITATNLVNIFNGTINLATLVGAFLCDTYFGRYKTLGFASISSFLGMLVLTLTAAISKLHPPQCRPGETENCPGPNTWQMLFLLSGFGFLVIGGGGIRPCNLAFGADQFNPNTSSGKRGISSFFNWVGVAAIRKRKLKLPSGPSLGLFNHIQKSSINAQLPHTDQFRSLDKAAIITPDDKFNEDGSGASPWRLCSIQQVEEVKCLVRTLPIWTTSIIYYVTLVQQQTYTIFQALQMDRRLGPSFKIPAASYTVFSMVALTIWIPIYDQILVPALRKITGKEGGITVLQKMGIGVFLAIVTMSVSGFVEGQRRSLALKNPIGVDPIRGSISSLSGLWLVPQLVLGGLSEAFTVIAQVEFNYKQFPENMRSIGGSLLFVGFAVSSYLSSLLISIIHHTTKGNKTEWLPQDLNKGRLDYFYYLVAALEVVNLGYFIICARWYKYKGSSEGRIIEEVNVEKVQTGKELTL, from the exons ATGGGGATCGAGGAGAGCGAAGAGCATGAAGAGAGCAAGTACAGAGGAGTTAGAGCCATGCCCTTTGTTATAG GGAATGAGACATTTGAGAAGCTGGGAACGCTTGGGACGGCATCTAACCTCCTAGTCTATCTGACCTCTGTGTTCAACATGAAGAGCATCACCGCCACAAACCTCGTCAACATCTTCAACGGAACCATCAACCTTGCCACCTTAGTTGGTGCTTTCCTCTGCGACACCTACTTCGGTCGCTACAAGACCCTAGGATTTGCTTCCATATCGTCCTTCCTG GGAATGCTTGTGCTCACGCTAACAGCTGCAATATCGAAACTTCACCCTCCCCAATGTAGACCGGGCGAGACTGAAAATTGCCCAGGACCAAACACGTGGCAGATGTTATTTCTACTGAGCGGGTTTGGGTTTTTAGTCATCGGGGGTGGCGGGATTAGACCATGCAACTTAGCCTTCGGGGCGGACCAGTTTAATCCTAACACTAGCTCGGGCAAGAGAGGAATCAGCAGCTTCTTCAATTG GGTTGGGGTTGCAGCAATTAGGAAGAGGAAGTTAAAGTTGCCCTCAGGGCCGTCTCTCGGGCTCTTTAACCACATCCAAAAGAGTTCCATCAACGCTCAGCTCCCTCACACTGATCAGTTCCG ATCTCTTGACAAAGCAGCGATCATAACTCCTGATGACAAGTTTAATGAAGACGGCTCAGGGGCTTCTCCTTGGAGGCTCTGCAGCATTCAGCAAGTCGAAGAAGTGAAGTGCCTAGTCCGGACACTCCCAATATGGACCACTTCAATCATTTACTATGTAACCTTAGTCCAACAACAAACATATACCATCTTCCAAGCCCTCCAAATGGACCGCCGCCTTGGGCCATCATTCAAGATCCCCGCTGCATCGTATACCGTGTTCTCAATGGTTGCCCTCACAATCTGGATCCCAATCTATGACCAGATACTCGTCCCAGCACTGAGGAAAATCACAGGAAAAGAAGGTGGGATCACCGTCCTCCAGAAGATGGGAATCGGTGTGTTCCTTGCAATTGTCACAATGTCTGTGTCTGGTTTTGTCGAGGGGCAGAGGAGGTCTCTGGCTCTTAAGAACCCAATCGGTGTTGATCCTATACGAGGGTCCATCTCGTCCCTGTCGGGGTTGTGGCTAGTGCCTCAGCTGGTTCTTGGGGGGCTCTCCGAGGCCTTCACAGTAATAGCCCAAGTTGAGTTCAACTACAAGCAATTCCCTGAGAATATGCGGAGCATCGGCGGGTCCCTATTGTTTGTGGGGTTCGCGGTGTCAAGTTATTTGAGCAGCCTACTGATCTCAATCATTCACCATACCACGAAAGGGAACAAGACCGAGTGGTTGCCTCAGGATCTTAACAAGGGGAGGTTGGactacttttattatttagttgCTGCATTAGAGGTAGTTAACTTAGGTTACTTCATCATATGTGCACGGTGGTACAAGTACAAAGGAAGCAGTGAGGGTAGGATCATCGAGGAAGTCAATGTCGAGAAAGTTCAGACGGGAAAGGAACTTACTCTGTAA